The following are encoded in a window of Campylobacter concisus ATCC 51562 genomic DNA:
- the leuS gene encoding leucine--tRNA ligase: MAEKRKYEPLKIEKKWQEIWDKNEEFEPKDDLSLPKKYILSMFPYPSGRIHMGHVRNYSIGDALARSYRKSGYNVLHPIGFDSFGMPAENAAIKHKIHPKIWTYENIDYMKKELASLGFSFSKKRILATSDPLYTKWEQSFFIKMFEKGLVYRKNAIINWCEYDQTVLANEQVEDGKCWRCGNEVVQKELPGYYFNITKYASELLDDLKLLEGKWPNQVITMQENWIGRSYGLEFKFYLDEASKEALGGKFDGFEVFTTRADTIYGVSYTALAPEHPIVKVLLESDKIDENKKTKIKTILNQSPRERQASEKDGEFLGIYVVHPLTNEKIPVWVANFILADYGSGAIMAVPAHDQRDFEFASKFNLPIKPVVKPLEGESDGSKAYSEYGVAINSELINGLASEEAKNFIIEKFEKDGLGKRITNYKLRDWGISRQRYWGAPIPVVHCKCCGVVPEKEENLPIALPEDVEITGEGNPLDKHPAWKFTKCPKCGQDAIRETDTMDTFVESSWYFARFASDEKTWEQKALDEKSVNYWMNVDQYIGGIEHAILHLLYARFFQKVLRDLGYLRGDEPFENLLTQGMVLKDGKKMSKSKGNVVDPDDIINKYGADTARLFILFAAPPQKELEWNDSAVEGAFRFLNRLWEKAQTIKKIDELPQIDHESLNKDEKFARLKIYEALKKSTEVFGDTFAFNTLIAACMEALNAINAQDNEYVNAEGFFIILNLLEPIVPHIANELSEELFGRKNFTKIAVKEEVFVKDSIALAVTVNGKKRAEFEVAASESEGEILKLAKQNVAKWLEGKEILKEIYIKGKLVNFVIKG, encoded by the coding sequence ATGGCTGAAAAGAGAAAATATGAGCCTTTAAAGATAGAAAAAAAATGGCAAGAAATTTGGGATAAAAATGAAGAATTTGAACCAAAAGATGACCTAAGCTTGCCGAAAAAATATATCCTAAGCATGTTTCCATATCCAAGTGGACGCATACATATGGGGCATGTAAGAAACTACTCTATCGGTGATGCGCTGGCTAGGTCATATAGAAAAAGCGGCTACAACGTGCTTCATCCTATCGGCTTTGATAGCTTTGGCATGCCAGCTGAAAACGCAGCCATAAAACATAAAATTCACCCTAAAATTTGGACTTATGAAAACATCGACTATATGAAAAAAGAGCTTGCAAGCCTTGGTTTTTCATTTTCTAAAAAGAGAATTTTAGCCACGTCTGATCCACTTTACACAAAATGGGAGCAAAGCTTTTTTATAAAGATGTTTGAAAAAGGGCTTGTTTATAGAAAAAATGCAATTATAAATTGGTGCGAATACGATCAAACTGTGCTTGCAAATGAGCAGGTAGAGGATGGTAAATGCTGGAGATGTGGTAATGAAGTGGTGCAAAAAGAGCTTCCAGGATATTACTTTAACATCACAAAATATGCTAGCGAGCTACTTGATGATCTAAAACTTCTTGAAGGCAAATGGCCAAATCAAGTAATTACAATGCAAGAAAACTGGATCGGCAGAAGCTACGGCTTGGAGTTTAAATTTTATCTTGATGAGGCTTCAAAAGAGGCTTTAGGTGGTAAATTTGATGGCTTTGAGGTGTTTACTACAAGGGCTGATACGATTTACGGCGTTAGCTACACTGCTCTTGCACCTGAGCATCCTATTGTAAAAGTGTTGCTTGAGAGTGATAAAATTGATGAAAACAAAAAGACAAAGATAAAAACAATCCTAAATCAAAGCCCAAGAGAGCGTCAAGCGAGCGAAAAAGATGGAGAATTTTTAGGAATTTATGTCGTTCATCCACTTACCAATGAAAAAATCCCAGTTTGGGTTGCAAATTTTATCTTAGCTGACTACGGCAGTGGTGCTATCATGGCTGTTCCTGCGCATGATCAAAGGGACTTCGAGTTTGCAAGTAAATTTAATCTTCCTATAAAACCAGTCGTAAAGCCGCTTGAGGGCGAGAGCGACGGTTCTAAAGCATACTCTGAGTATGGAGTTGCTATAAATTCTGAGCTTATAAATGGACTTGCTTCAGAAGAAGCTAAAAATTTCATAATAGAAAAATTTGAAAAAGATGGTTTAGGCAAAAGGATCACAAACTATAAACTAAGAGACTGGGGAATTTCTCGCCAAAGATACTGGGGTGCGCCAATACCAGTAGTGCACTGCAAATGCTGCGGCGTAGTGCCTGAAAAAGAGGAAAATTTACCTATCGCGCTACCTGAAGATGTCGAGATCACAGGCGAGGGCAATCCTTTAGATAAACATCCGGCTTGGAAATTTACAAAGTGTCCAAAATGCGGACAAGATGCGATCAGAGAGACTGATACGATGGATACGTTTGTGGAGAGTAGCTGGTATTTTGCTAGATTTGCAAGCGATGAGAAGACGTGGGAGCAAAAAGCACTTGATGAAAAGAGCGTGAATTATTGGATGAATGTAGATCAGTATATCGGCGGTATCGAGCATGCGATCTTGCACCTTTTATACGCTAGATTTTTCCAAAAGGTCTTAAGAGATCTAGGCTATCTAAGGGGCGATGAACCATTTGAAAATCTGCTAACTCAAGGCATGGTTTTAAAAGATGGTAAAAAGATGAGTAAAAGTAAGGGCAATGTCGTAGACCCTGACGATATTATTAATAAATATGGTGCCGATACGGCAAGGCTCTTTATCTTGTTTGCTGCTCCTCCTCAAAAAGAGCTTGAGTGGAATGACAGTGCGGTTGAGGGTGCGTTTAGGTTTTTAAATAGACTTTGGGAAAAGGCACAGACTATTAAAAAGATAGACGAACTGCCTCAGATAGACCATGAAAGTCTAAACAAAGATGAGAAATTTGCAAGGCTAAAAATTTATGAAGCGCTTAAAAAATCAACCGAAGTTTTTGGAGACACATTTGCTTTTAATACACTAATCGCTGCTTGCATGGAGGCACTAAATGCCATAAATGCGCAGGATAACGAATATGTAAATGCTGAGGGCTTTTTCATCATCTTAAATTTACTAGAGCCTATCGTGCCGCATATCGCAAATGAGCTTAGTGAAGAGCTTTTTGGTAGAAAAAATTTCACAAAGATAGCCGTAAAAGAAGAGGTTTTTGTAAAAGATAGCATCGCTCTTGCAGTTACAGTAAATGGTAAAAAAAGAGCCGAGTTTGAAGTGGCAGCAAGCGAGAGTGAGGGTGAAATTTTAAAGCTAGCTAAGCAAAATGTGGCTAAATGGCTTGAAGGAAAAGAAATTTTAAAAGAGATTTATATAAAAGGCAAATTAGTAAATTTTGTCATTAAAGGATAA
- a CDS encoding DUF6394 family protein translates to MNWGKVIYIFFALMSLTTTAEFLYDKNEIALFVAASINLVSTLLKIGVKNLLSAELFASSLVADLHLIPAFVILQVSENITLSYSLAIGAVIANIFSLALVLIESSKAQEEF, encoded by the coding sequence ATGAACTGGGGAAAAGTTATCTACATATTTTTTGCATTGATGAGTCTTACGACTACGGCAGAATTTTTATATGATAAAAACGAGATTGCACTTTTTGTGGCAGCTAGTATAAATTTGGTTTCAACGCTACTTAAGATCGGTGTTAAAAATTTACTCTCAGCTGAGCTTTTTGCAAGCTCGCTGGTTGCTGATTTGCACCTTATACCAGCTTTTGTTATTTTGCAAGTCTCTGAAAATATAACACTTAGCTATTCACTAGCTATTGGCGCAGTCATTGCAAATATATTTTCACTAGCCTTGGTTTTAATAGAATCAAGTAAAGCTCAAGAAGAATTTTAG
- the secF gene encoding protein translocase subunit SecF produces the protein MQIFTKAKVYDFMRFRFASLAFSIFLFVGSIVLLATKGLNYGIDFSGGTLIQLKYDTKAPLDKIRDAFSTNEVLKNASVTEFGSEDEAVIRFSGSSSNLTGDIGTEIKQILKDTGNFEVRRVDIVGPKVGDELREKGLMALGISLIGILIYITFRFEWRFALAAIATEIHDIVITVGAISLFNIDVNLDTLAAVLTVLGYSLNDTIIIFDRIREGIKESKRTDIEGVINESVSATLSRTILTSATTMMTVLVLFLFGGDMIHGFSFILIVGIVIGTISSIYISSPFLIWFKFSIEHFRSRETEKQKIKKEREKERAMFEKGVV, from the coding sequence ATGCAAATTTTTACTAAAGCAAAAGTTTATGATTTTATGCGTTTTAGATTTGCTTCACTGGCATTTTCTATATTTTTATTTGTTGGCTCTATCGTTTTACTTGCTACAAAGGGGTTAAACTACGGCATTGATTTCTCTGGCGGTACGCTTATTCAGCTAAAATACGACACCAAAGCGCCACTCGATAAAATCCGCGACGCTTTTAGCACAAATGAAGTGCTTAAAAACGCCTCTGTTACTGAGTTTGGAAGCGAAGATGAGGCTGTTATTAGATTTTCAGGTTCAAGCTCAAATTTAACTGGCGACATCGGTACTGAGATAAAGCAAATTTTAAAAGATACTGGAAATTTTGAGGTAAGACGTGTTGATATCGTTGGACCAAAGGTTGGCGATGAGCTTAGAGAAAAAGGCTTGATGGCTCTTGGAATTTCACTAATTGGTATATTAATCTACATCACGTTTAGATTTGAGTGGCGTTTTGCGCTTGCTGCGATCGCAACTGAAATTCACGATATAGTTATAACTGTTGGTGCTATTTCGCTATTTAATATTGATGTAAATTTGGACACGCTAGCGGCTGTTTTAACGGTGCTTGGCTACTCTCTAAATGATACGATCATCATTTTTGACAGGATAAGAGAGGGTATCAAAGAGAGTAAGCGAACTGACATCGAAGGCGTTATCAACGAGTCAGTCTCAGCCACACTTTCAAGGACTATCTTAACTTCAGCAACTACGATGATGACAGTTCTTGTGTTATTTTTATTTGGTGGAGATATGATACATGGATTTTCATTTATTCTTATCGTTGGTATTGTCATAGGAACGATCAGTTCGATCTACATCTCTTCGCCGTTTCTTATCTGGTTTAAATTTAGCATCGAGCATTTTAGAAGTAGAGAGACTGAAAAACAAAAGATAAAAAAAGAGCGCGAAAAAGAGCGTGCCATGTTTGAGAAAGGCGTTGTGTAA
- the secD gene encoding protein translocase subunit SecD, whose protein sequence is MRNARVTYRLIILILALIFGFGFSVPSFFQTQNGAKISLGLDLQGGLHMLLGVETSEAIHSKIKSIAGSINYYAKKEDVLIDKFKIKEENIDFTLLDGDEAPKVDKALAEIKGLDIKKDGLNYSISLTEQERTDTIEYAISQAVETIRNRLDQFGLAEPTVARQGKDNILVELPGIKTEEDEQRARDLIAKAAHLQLMAVDDKRQDQANTMSEAEAESYGDVIFKDAKNDRVKYVVKNIPVLDGSMLTDAKVAFSQQNNLPIINFTLNSEGARIFGDFTGANVGKRLAIVLDGKVYSAPVINERIGGGSGQISGGFTLDEAHDVAIALRSGALLAPVKMLEKRSVGPSLGQESINQSMVALAAGSILVVLFMLVYYGISGIFANIALVADVVILVAVMALFGATLTLPGMAGIVLTIGMAVDANVIINERIRELLREGVAIRTAVQKGYEHAMSAIIDSNLTTIITVAVLYAYGTGPVKGFAVTMAIGIMASMLTAILGTHGMFDAAMDKIEKSGNTRLWFGYKRS, encoded by the coding sequence ATGCGTAACGCAAGAGTCACATATAGGCTAATTATCTTAATATTAGCCTTGATTTTTGGTTTTGGCTTTTCGGTGCCATCTTTTTTTCAAACTCAAAATGGGGCTAAAATTTCACTTGGCCTTGATCTTCAAGGCGGCCTTCATATGCTGCTTGGTGTTGAAACGAGCGAAGCTATTCACTCAAAAATAAAATCAATAGCCGGAAGTATAAATTATTATGCTAAAAAAGAAGATGTGTTAATTGATAAATTTAAGATTAAAGAAGAGAACATTGACTTTACTCTCCTTGATGGCGACGAAGCTCCAAAAGTAGATAAAGCACTAGCTGAGATAAAGGGGCTTGATATAAAAAAAGATGGTTTAAATTACAGCATATCTTTAACCGAACAAGAAAGAACGGATACGATTGAGTATGCGATCTCGCAAGCTGTTGAAACTATTAGAAACAGACTCGATCAGTTTGGTCTAGCTGAGCCAACTGTTGCCAGACAGGGCAAAGATAATATCCTAGTTGAGCTTCCTGGTATAAAGACTGAAGAGGATGAACAAAGAGCAAGAGATCTCATCGCAAAGGCTGCTCACTTGCAGCTTATGGCAGTTGATGATAAAAGACAAGATCAGGCTAATACAATGAGCGAGGCTGAAGCTGAGAGCTACGGCGATGTGATCTTTAAAGATGCTAAAAATGACCGTGTAAAATATGTCGTTAAAAATATCCCAGTGCTTGATGGCTCGATGCTAACTGACGCAAAGGTTGCATTTTCTCAGCAAAATAACCTACCGATCATAAATTTCACTCTAAATTCAGAGGGTGCTAGAATTTTTGGCGATTTTACTGGTGCAAATGTTGGCAAAAGGCTTGCTATTGTGCTTGATGGCAAGGTTTATTCAGCTCCTGTTATAAATGAAAGAATAGGTGGCGGCAGCGGTCAGATTAGTGGCGGCTTTACTCTTGATGAGGCTCACGACGTAGCGATCGCTCTTAGAAGTGGCGCACTTTTAGCCCCTGTTAAGATGCTGGAAAAAAGAAGCGTTGGTCCATCTTTGGGACAAGAGAGCATCAATCAAAGTATGGTGGCTCTTGCTGCTGGATCTATCTTAGTCGTGTTATTTATGCTAGTTTATTATGGAATTTCTGGAATTTTTGCAAATATTGCACTAGTTGCAGACGTTGTTATATTAGTCGCTGTGATGGCACTTTTTGGAGCGACGCTTACTTTGCCAGGTATGGCTGGTATCGTGCTAACGATCGGTATGGCTGTTGATGCAAACGTCATCATAAATGAACGTATTCGCGAGCTTTTGCGTGAAGGTGTAGCGATAAGAACAGCTGTTCAAAAAGGCTATGAGCACGCTATGAGTGCGATTATCGACTCAAATTTAACTACTATCATCACAGTTGCGGTGCTTTACGCTTATGGCACTGGCCCAGTTAAAGGCTTTGCAGTAACAATGGCAATAGGTATCATGGCTTCGATGCTAACAGCTATACTTGGTACTCATGGCATGTTTGATGCTGCTATGGACAAGATAGAAAAAAGTGGAAATACCAGACTTTGGTTTGGTTATAAAAGGAGCTAA
- the yajC gene encoding preprotein translocase subunit YajC, with protein MQNADFLTSLLPLVVLFAIFYFLVIRPQQKQQKAHAAMLAALDKGDKIITNGGLICEVIKAENDFIKVKLNDDVIVRIAREFVAKKIEDK; from the coding sequence ATGCAAAACGCTGATTTTTTAACATCATTACTACCTCTTGTTGTGCTTTTCGCCATATTTTACTTTTTGGTTATTAGACCTCAACAAAAACAACAAAAAGCCCATGCAGCAATGCTCGCAGCTCTTGATAAAGGTGATAAGATAATAACTAATGGCGGACTTATCTGCGAAGTGATTAAAGCCGAAAATGATTTTATCAAAGTTAAACTTAACGATGATGTAATCGTTCGTATAGCACGCGAGTTTGTAGCTAAAAAGATCGAAGATAAATAA
- a CDS encoding apolipoprotein N-acyltransferase: protein MLKNQRFAWISLFVRFLNGHFSTKIIIKAFVGAFLLSNFIFLGLFENLLLNFISPFLTLTGIYIIINLSRAGFFAAGFFTGILWFYWISFSFIYYELVWLIPFVILFVALVYGLLFWIASFPSFVVLRAVLLFLISYVHPFGFNWFNLEATLVLGAFEPSTRGLIFIFLVAISLSLKGKILKFILAFICLIAALQFKSSEAKTLPFDVELINTDVAQRVRWDKSLRMKFTNENLDLINNAIAEQKRLIVLPESAFPLFMTNEPLLVDELKELSKKITIVAGALAYENKQIYNSAFLFQDGNLRRMDKKFLVPFGEEIPLPKFMQDAVNKLFFGGASDFKKAENFSDYEIDGVKIRNAICYEATKEELYRGEFDVVVAITNNGWFVPSSEPVLQRLLIKHLATKYNKTVYHSVNGSKSEIIKPKKAFWDES, encoded by the coding sequence ATGTTAAAAAATCAGCGTTTTGCATGGATTTCCTTATTTGTAAGATTTTTAAATGGGCATTTTAGCACTAAAATTATAATAAAAGCCTTTGTCGGTGCTTTTTTGCTCTCCAACTTTATTTTTTTAGGCCTCTTCGAGAATTTGCTCTTAAATTTCATCTCACCGTTTCTAACTTTGACTGGAATTTACATCATTATAAATTTAAGCAGAGCTGGCTTTTTTGCGGCTGGCTTTTTCACTGGAATTTTGTGGTTTTACTGGATCAGCTTTAGTTTTATCTACTACGAGCTAGTCTGGCTTATACCATTTGTCATCCTCTTTGTAGCCCTTGTTTATGGACTTTTATTTTGGATAGCCTCTTTTCCAAGCTTTGTGGTACTAAGAGCCGTTTTACTATTTTTAATAAGCTACGTTCATCCATTTGGCTTTAACTGGTTTAATCTTGAAGCAACGCTTGTTTTAGGCGCTTTTGAGCCAAGCACAAGAGGGCTTATATTTATATTTTTAGTAGCCATTTCTTTGAGTTTAAAAGGTAAAATTTTAAAATTTATCCTAGCTTTTATCTGCCTGATCGCCGCTTTGCAGTTTAAAAGTAGCGAGGCAAAGACTTTGCCATTTGACGTGGAGCTAATAAACACCGATGTCGCTCAAAGAGTGCGCTGGGATAAAAGTTTACGTATGAAATTTACAAATGAAAATTTAGACTTGATAAATAACGCCATAGCCGAGCAAAAACGCCTTATCGTACTACCAGAGAGCGCGTTTCCACTATTTATGACAAATGAGCCACTGCTTGTTGATGAGTTAAAAGAGCTTTCAAAAAAGATAACCATCGTAGCTGGTGCGCTTGCCTATGAAAATAAGCAAATTTATAACTCTGCATTTTTGTTTCAAGATGGCAATCTTAGGCGAATGGATAAGAAATTTTTAGTGCCATTTGGCGAAGAAATTCCTTTGCCAAAATTTATGCAAGATGCGGTTAATAAGCTATTTTTTGGCGGAGCTAGCGACTTTAAAAAGGCTGAAAATTTTAGCGACTATGAGATAGATGGAGTAAAAATCAGAAACGCTATCTGCTATGAAGCGACAAAAGAGGAGCTTTATAGGGGCGAATTTGACGTAGTTGTAGCTATCACAAACAATGGCTGGTTTGTGCCAAGTAGCGAGCCTGTACTTCAAAGGCTGCTTATAAAACACCTTGCCACGAAATACAATAAAACGGTCTATCACAGCGTAAATGGCTCAAAAAGTGAGATTATAAAGCCAAAAAAAGCGTTTTGGGATGAGTCTTAA
- the metK gene encoding methionine adenosyltransferase produces the protein MYLFTSEVVSPGHPDKCADIIADSIVDTILTQDPNGRVASEVFVAGKNIVIGGEINSKVKLSYKDYEKIVKDALAHIGYDGKSNFTKEQCLHPDDIEVKVCLNQQSPDINQGVDQSSGEIGAGDQGIMFGFASCEAKEFMPAAITYARMLCEKVYKFAKANPDKLGVDIKTQVTIDYGSKDNFENCKPQSIHTIVVSAPCVESMKIEELRALIQNLIDETGLPKELYNKEKTIIYINPTGRYVNHSSLHDSGLTGRKLIVDSFGGYSPIGGGAQSSKDYTKVDRSGLYAARWIAKNIVAAGLAKKCIVQISYAIGVAKPTSVSVDTMGTHANGVNDDMLSNFVSEHFALTPRWITNKFGLDKPSKDTFLYAKVAAKGQVGNAKYPWEKLDAVDTFKALLKK, from the coding sequence ATGTATCTATTTACCTCTGAAGTTGTAAGTCCAGGTCATCCAGATAAATGTGCTGATATAATCGCTGATAGCATAGTGGATACTATTTTAACACAAGATCCAAATGGTCGTGTTGCAAGTGAAGTCTTTGTGGCTGGGAAAAACATAGTAATAGGTGGAGAGATAAACTCAAAGGTAAAGCTCTCTTATAAAGACTATGAAAAGATCGTAAAAGATGCTCTTGCACATATCGGATATGACGGAAAGAGTAATTTTACAAAAGAGCAGTGTTTGCACCCAGATGATATCGAGGTCAAAGTTTGTTTAAATCAACAAAGTCCAGATATAAATCAAGGTGTTGATCAAAGTAGTGGCGAGATCGGAGCAGGCGATCAAGGCATTATGTTTGGTTTTGCAAGCTGCGAAGCAAAAGAATTTATGCCTGCAGCTATAACTTATGCAAGAATGCTTTGTGAAAAAGTATATAAATTTGCCAAAGCAAACCCTGATAAGCTTGGTGTTGATATAAAAACGCAAGTTACTATTGATTACGGCAGTAAAGATAACTTTGAAAACTGCAAACCTCAAAGCATCCACACTATCGTCGTCTCTGCACCTTGCGTGGAAAGCATGAAGATAGAAGAGCTTCGCGCACTAATTCAAAATTTAATAGATGAAACTGGTCTTCCAAAAGAGCTATATAATAAAGAAAAAACGATCATTTATATAAACCCAACAGGTAGATATGTAAATCATAGCTCACTTCACGATAGCGGTCTAACAGGCAGAAAACTAATCGTCGATAGCTTTGGCGGATATAGCCCAATAGGCGGTGGTGCTCAGTCAAGCAAGGACTACACAAAGGTTGATAGAAGCGGACTTTACGCAGCTCGCTGGATAGCTAAAAATATAGTCGCAGCTGGTCTTGCTAAAAAATGTATCGTCCAGATAAGCTACGCAATAGGCGTTGCAAAGCCAACTTCGGTTAGCGTTGATACCATGGGAACTCATGCAAACGGCGTAAATGACGATATGCTTTCAAATTTTGTAAGCGAGCACTTTGCTCTAACACCTCGCTGGATAACAAATAAATTTGGTCTTGATAAGCCAAGCAAAGATACGTTTTTATATGCAAAAGTAGCTGCAAAAGGTCAAGTGGGAAATGCAAAATACCCTTGGGAAAAACTTGACGCTGTCGATACTTTCAAGGCTTTACTGAAAAAATAA
- the sstT gene encoding serine/threonine transporter SstT, with translation MNMLKNIARRYADGNLIVQILVGIILGALVGFYTHYEAAPYNKISAKIQTIQNESGLSIDEVIKTRLSQDEATQLNEAKEKASSADSIAASASVLGDLFKGALKAIAPILVFVLVATSIILRDFGHTKGMQKIITLYLIGTFLAAVVAVIASFLFPVELSLKGLASADMSAPQGITNVLKDLIYKMVENPINALANGNYIGIITWAVGSGIALRNSTAETKKVFKDISDGVTHIVKFIIRLAPFGIFGMVAISIHETGFEVLAGYLKLILVLVGAMLVVAFIIYPAMVFVLTRKNPYPLVMICLKESAISAFFTRSSAANIPVNMALCKKLGLKEELYSISIPLGATINMGGAAVTISILALTAVNSIPSITVTFGDALLLCFISALGACGASGVAGGSLLLVPLACGLFGISNDIAMQFVTVGFTIGVIQDSVETALNSSSDVLFTAVASETSN, from the coding sequence ATGAATATGCTTAAAAACATAGCAAGAAGATACGCCGATGGAAATTTGATAGTTCAAATTTTAGTTGGTATCATCCTAGGTGCCCTAGTTGGCTTTTACACACACTACGAAGCAGCTCCTTATAACAAGATCTCGGCTAAAATTCAAACTATTCAAAATGAGAGTGGTTTGAGCATAGATGAAGTTATAAAAACTCGCCTTAGTCAAGATGAAGCCACACAGCTAAACGAAGCCAAAGAAAAAGCTAGTTCAGCCGATTCTATTGCAGCTTCAGCTTCAGTTTTAGGCGATTTATTTAAAGGCGCTTTAAAAGCTATCGCACCAATTCTTGTCTTTGTTTTAGTGGCAACATCTATCATTTTAAGAGATTTTGGTCATACAAAAGGTATGCAAAAGATCATTACACTCTATCTAATTGGTACATTTTTAGCAGCCGTTGTTGCAGTTATTGCTAGTTTCTTATTCCCAGTGGAGCTTTCTTTAAAAGGTCTTGCAAGTGCTGATATGTCAGCGCCTCAGGGAATTACCAATGTTTTAAAAGATCTCATTTATAAAATGGTCGAAAATCCAATAAACGCCCTTGCAAATGGCAACTATATAGGCATCATTACCTGGGCAGTAGGCAGTGGTATAGCACTTAGAAATTCCACAGCTGAGACCAAAAAAGTATTTAAAGACATAAGCGATGGCGTGACTCATATCGTTAAATTTATCATTAGACTAGCTCCGTTTGGTATCTTTGGTATGGTAGCTATTAGCATTCATGAAACTGGATTTGAGGTACTTGCAGGATATCTAAAACTAATTTTAGTTCTTGTTGGGGCAATGCTTGTTGTCGCATTTATCATCTACCCAGCCATGGTTTTTGTATTAACTAGAAAAAATCCTTATCCACTTGTCATGATCTGCCTAAAAGAGAGCGCTATTTCAGCATTTTTTACAAGAAGCTCGGCCGCAAATATCCCTGTAAATATGGCACTTTGCAAAAAGCTTGGTTTAAAAGAGGAGCTTTACTCGATCTCGATCCCACTTGGAGCTACCATAAACATGGGCGGTGCGGCAGTTACCATTAGTATCCTAGCGCTTACTGCGGTAAATTCTATCCCATCTATCACAGTTACATTTGGCGATGCGCTACTTCTTTGTTTCATCTCAGCTCTTGGTGCATGCGGCGCATCTGGCGTGGCTGGTGGCTCTTTGCTTCTAGTGCCATTAGCGTGCGGTCTTTTTGGTATCAGCAATGACATAGCAATGCAGTTTGTAACAGTTGGCTTTACCATTGGCGTCATCCAAGACTCAGTTGAAACTGCGCTAAATAGCTCATCAGATGTACTTTTTACAGCAGTAGCTTCAGAAACTTCAAACTAA